In Cytobacillus sp. IB215665, the genomic window TTCTGTTGAGGCTGCTTATACTCAGGGCAAATAGCAACTATGCCAAGAACTAAAGTATAAATTTGAAAGTATATGAATGAAGAGATTTCTTGAGCGAATTCCGTTAGGTTCTTTTTCATCACAATACAATCAATATATCCTTCACCAACCAGATAGATTTTATAGGAAAAAAATAAAGCTTCTAATTGGGAAACAAGCGCCTCTTTGTTTTCGTCTAGATATTTCATCATTTTTACCCTCCTAAAAACATTTCTTATAAAATTTTCTTCTATCATTCCATTTTTTTTAAAAACAACCTGCATGATTATGTTTAAAAAGAGCTCATCTATAAACATGAAGAAATCTTAAGAAATTCTTCATTATGTTACAAAGAAAAACGTAAGATTTGAATGTTATGCTAGAAAAGTAAGAGAACATTAAACGTTCTACAAAACATAGAAAACGAATCAATCTGTTAGGAGGAAATGTGTGTGACAGAGACTAACCCAACAAAAATGACCCCCTTGATGCGATTCTCCATCGTGGGGTCGTTACTCATATTCATTATTATTTTGGTCTATACGTCCATTGATTTGGTTCGGTATATGAAAGAAAATCTAAGTGATTCTTCCATCAACTGGGTAGAATCCATTGCTTTGGATGAAGACATCGGAATCAACTTGGTAACGAGAAATGATGGAAGCACCGAAATGGAAGTCGTAAACGGGGAAAAGAAAGAGGTATTCGAAGTATCTGATCAAGATGAAGACATTATCTTGTTTCCGAGCGAGTCATTAGGGATATTGGGTGTAATCACAAGCGAACAAATTGAACAAATTTCGGTCAATGACTCTAATGAAAAAATATCCATAAATGATTCCAATGGAGAGATCAAGTTCTATCCTTATGAAGATTATATCTTCTTTTATTCAACCGAGAAAGTAGACGAACCTGTTATCATCAAAGGATTTTCCGGCGAAAACGAATTGGTTGGTGAAACTCGTTCTTCATAATCTACGAAAAAGGAGTCTTAATCATGCTTTTAACATTAATTAGTGAAGTGGGATATCACGGCGCCGTCGGGGCCTTTGTTGCGTATTTGATCGGTCGTCGTTATCTTCCGGAAAAGAAATTGTTTCTTTTTATGTTTTTAGGAGTCATTGCGGGGATTGCCCCTGATTTGACTTTGATCTTTGAATTTGCAGGAGGGGTTCTTTCAAGTATCACCGATTTTCCTGTTTTGGAGTTTTTAGGAGTACGTTTGTATATGATGGGTCATTCGATATTTGTGGCTCCAGCTTTTAGTTTAGGGATAGCGGTTCTGATCCGTCCTATTTTTCCTGAACTGACTTTGAAGATTCGCTGGATGTCGATGTTTTTTTCTATCGTATTTGGGCATTTATTTATGGATTTTCTAGATAATGGATTGCCTTTATTCTTCCCAATAACATATGATCGAGATATTGGCTTAAACGTATTGAACGGGAGCGATGGGTTCCTTGTTCTTTCCTTTAGCGTTTTATTTGCACTCATTCTGGTTCTTCATAAAACGGGAAGGCAAAAATGGGCCCCAAAACTCATTATAGTCGGAGTTGTTCTGCTGGCTTCCTATGGAGGGGTAAGGGGGATGTCGAAAACTCAAATGACAAAGCAATTGTCTGAACAATACCCTGGTGATAAGGTGTACATTGAAGCGGGAAGCGGAAATCCTTTCTCGAGCCGGCTATGGCATTATGAAATCAGGACGAATTCCGATGATTTTATCTTTATCATTTATGGTGAAGGATCTTTCTCGAACCTGAACGAATCAGAACAAGAACGTCTTTTCTCAACAGATAACGGGTATACGCTCTTATTGAAGAAAATAAAAATCGAAGATCAATTGTATTTAATAGGAATCCCTTATAATATCGATCAGTCTAGTTATAACTTTGATGTTGGAAAAGAAGACTTGCTTGTTTATAAAGCGGAAGAAGAGTCTGAGGAACTAAAAAGGATAGAAGGAGAAGTGAAAGACAGTCTTTTAAACGAACTACCATCTCTCTCTGACGAAGCTTTCCTTTTTGAAAAACAAGATGTCACTATCAAGGGCATCGATCCGATAGAGGAATGAAGACAAAAACGTCTGAAAAGGCGTTTTTGTTGATTTAGTCAGAAATAAAAAATGACATGATACAAGTTTAAACTGTAGTAGAGATAAATGAAAATAAATATAAAATTGAGTGAGAAAGGGATTTATCCTATACTGACATTAATGATAATGTGTAATTAGTGATAAGTTGCAATCTTCTCAAGTGGTTACAAATATTTAAGGTTGGTGTGCATACACATGTCACCAATATCCGGGATGATACAATACCAACAAGCGGTTAATAAAGTAAAATTTTTGAAGTCTATCCAAAGGATAGGCTTTTTAAAATGGAACGGGAGCCCGCCTAACATATGGACATACTCGTTGAGGTTTATCAAGAGAAGAATTAAAAGATATGGCTGGATTTGTAGTAGGTGCTATATCGCCTATAATTTGTACAACAAAAAATCATGAACTTATTGTAGTAGGACAAATTGCCAAAAGGTCACATAGTTGATACAATACCATAAGAACATTCGTTTGGTGGTGTAGAATATGAGAGCAAGTATACCAGAGGAATTGTTAGACACAATTGTTGAGAAAATCTATCTTGATCTAGAAATCCACATTCTTGAGAAAAAGCATATGTATGCAGAGACACAGAAGAAAGATGAAGAACATATCAAGTTTTTAAAACAAGTTATATCAAGTGTCAGAAAGAAACGGAAAGAAATAGGTGAAGTTCTTAAAGGAAAAAACGTAAAGATTTATGAAGTAGTAGAACTAGATGATATGTTTGTTGAATACACATATGCTCAAAAAACGAATGGAGCATCTAAAGAAGGTACGCAACGTTTTTGGAAAGCGGGGTTAAAGTATCGGTTAACTCGCAGAATAAATGAACGATTGACAAGAGGTGTTGAAGAAAATACAAATTGATGAACAAAAAATAAATAAGGTGACAGATAGCCACCTAAGAATTCCTATGTTCCCATTGTTCTAGCGCCAAGTCGTACATATCATCCCAAGTTTTAAAGGATGTGTTTTCCTCCATAAATTTATTTTGTTCTGATAACGGAATGTAGGTGTCTGGAAATGTAGCAGAGTAACTTTCAAAGAACTCACTATGATTTTTGAATCTAGAATATTTTTGAAGGAATTCAGAAGTATATAAATCGGTTGAGTCAATCAAAGTAAATTCAATTTCACGTTCATGTTTGCTGGATTCAAGGTGAGGTGGTGTACATAAAGAATCAAGTAATTCGCGTAGGTTTTCCATAATAATGCCTCCTTTCTTAAATTATAATATTGAATTAACGCATCATTAGTTTAAATATTGGATATTTTGTGAATATTAATAGGTCATTTTGAGAGTTAATTAATGTTATATGCTCATTAGCTGATGTGGGCAACTAGAGGTTGAATTATACAGTTTTGTTATGCTGATCTTCCACAATTTGGCGTAAGAATGCTACCTAGACTACATTTAGAATAATACTCATTAAATAAGATCAACCAGAAAAGTTACTGACTGATCTTATAATAATACTAAGTGGCGCTTTTCAGAAATGATACTGAAAAGCGTTCTTCTTTTGCTTAGAAGAATATTGTTTAAACAAGATATTTTTTATA contains:
- a CDS encoding metal-dependent hydrolase, with amino-acid sequence MLLTLISEVGYHGAVGAFVAYLIGRRYLPEKKLFLFMFLGVIAGIAPDLTLIFEFAGGVLSSITDFPVLEFLGVRLYMMGHSIFVAPAFSLGIAVLIRPIFPELTLKIRWMSMFFSIVFGHLFMDFLDNGLPLFFPITYDRDIGLNVLNGSDGFLVLSFSVLFALILVLHKTGRQKWAPKLIIVGVVLLASYGGVRGMSKTQMTKQLSEQYPGDKVYIEAGSGNPFSSRLWHYEIRTNSDDFIFIIYGEGSFSNLNESEQERLFSTDNGYTLLLKKIKIEDQLYLIGIPYNIDQSSYNFDVGKEDLLVYKAEEESEELKRIEGEVKDSLLNELPSLSDEAFLFEKQDVTIKGIDPIEE